Within the Nitrospirota bacterium genome, the region AATATTGCCAAGTTTGTATTGAGTGTGAATTTCTTTAAAAGTAGTTTTTGCAAGTTCTTTTGCAACCGGCTCATAGATTGAGGTTCCGAAAGTTGTATTTAATGATTGCAAAAAAGAAAATAAAGCCATTCTATCTTTTCCGAGCAAACGATAATGAAACGGCATATTATCTGTTTCTGGCTTGTAATTCTGGAACTTGCTCCGCAAACAATTTTTTATTGTTTC harbors:
- a CDS encoding TdeIII family type II restriction endonuclease, with the translated sequence MALTKKYKNHITETIKNCLRSKFQNYKPETDNMPFHYRLLGKDRMALFSFLQSLNTTFGTSIYEPVAKELAKTTFKEIHTQYKLGNI